Part of the Methylomonas sp. AM2-LC genome, TAGAGAATCCCTATCAAGCTTTGATTTTGGCATCTATCATCGAAAAAGAAACAGCCGCGGTTGAAGAACGTAAACAAATAGCCGGTGTTTTTACTCGACGTTTAAAAAAAGGCATGTTGTTACAAACTGACCCTACTGTGATCTATGGTATGGGGGATGACTATCATGGGGATATCCGCCACAAAGATTTACGCGAACCAACCCCCTACAATACCTATATTATCGAAGGACTACCTCCCACACCTATTGCAATGCCAGGCAAACAAGCTATTAACGCGGCTCTGCATCCAGATGACGGTGACACTTTGTTTTTTGTGTCCCGCGGAAATGGTCGCCATGCATTTTCCGCTTCATTGGCGGAACACGAAAAATTTGTTGACCAATATCAAAGATGAAGCCTGGACGATTTATCAGCTTAGAAGGTGGCGAGGGCGTCGGTAAAACCACCAACCTGGAATACATTCAGCATTTTCTGCATGACAAGCATATTCCGCATATTGTTACCCGCGAACCCGGCGGCACTCTACTTGCAGAAAAAATCAGAGCCATTTTACTGGATCACCAAGACGAACCTCTCTGTGAATCAGCTGAATTACTATTGATATTTGCTGCGCGCGCTCAACATATTCGGCAAGTCATCGCCCCAGCCTTACAAAACGGACAATGGGTATTATGTGATCGATTCATTGACGCCACTTATGCCTATCAAGGTGGCGGACGTCAAATGGATACGCACATAATCGCCTGGCTGGAACAAACGATACTGGGTACTTTAAAGCCCGATCTAACTCTGTTGCTAGATGCTCCAGCTGATGTTGGTTTAAAGCGAGCCAAACGACGTGGCAAATTGGATAGATTTGAAACTGAGCAACTGGAATTTTTTGAACGTGTACGCACTGTATATTTGCAACGCGCCCAACAAGACACTCTGCGTTACCAAATCAT contains:
- the tmk gene encoding dTMP kinase, giving the protein MKPGRFISLEGGEGVGKTTNLEYIQHFLHDKHIPHIVTREPGGTLLAEKIRAILLDHQDEPLCESAELLLIFAARAQHIRQVIAPALQNGQWVLCDRFIDATYAYQGGGRQMDTHIIAWLEQTILGTLKPDLTLLLDAPADVGLKRAKRRGKLDRFETEQLEFFERVRTVYLQRAQQDTLRYQIIDACLPLQEVQIKIDQILERFLSI